TTGAAAGTTTTCTTCATCAATAGTCTTAAATGTTATCACATTCTCACCTCTTTCTTTGATTTATTCCCACCATTCCTTTAATCTAGCGCCAATCACCTTGATTTGTTCAAGGCTGCCAAGATCATAAACATATCGAAATCCTTGGTCACGCAAAGATCTAGCTGCTTGAGCCGAAGACACACCATCCGAACCATAAAGATAAATAGGCACATCATGGATAAGACTTGGAAATTCCTGCTTTTCTAGAGTCGATAAAGGAAGGGGTTCTGCAATGTCAACATGACCGAGTTGGTATTCGATAAAAGAGCGGACATCGTAACACTTAGCACCATTCATAACAGCAGCACGCACCTGTTCAAAACGAATCTGATAGATCTGCGCATCTTGGCTAGCTTTGGACCAGTTGATTCTTGCTTCCATTCCTCCCCCTCCCCTCAACTGCGTCTTAATCAGCTGATTCTCCTTGGGAGGAGCTTTTGGCTGAAACTGTTCATATCCAACAAAACCTAGCAAAAGGACTAGGGCTAAGAAGATACTAGCTGATTTCTTCATTGACCTCCCCATTTTCCATCATCTATCTACTCATTAAACACTAAAAATAGGCTAGTTTACTCAATAGTAAATTGAAACACACTGAGAGGAGCAAAATCTTTAGCATATCTAAGA
Above is a window of Streptococcus sp. zg-86 DNA encoding:
- a CDS encoding rhodanese-like domain-containing protein, which produces MKKSASIFLALVLLLGFVGYEQFQPKAPPKENQLIKTQLRGGGGMEARINWSKASQDAQIYQIRFEQVRAAVMNGAKCYDVRSFIEYQLGHVDIAEPLPLSTLEKQEFPSLIHDVPIYLYGSDGVSSAQAARSLRDQGFRYVYDLGSLEQIKVIGARLKEWWE